In Bactrocera oleae isolate idBacOlea1 chromosome 5, idBacOlea1, whole genome shotgun sequence, a genomic segment contains:
- the mei-38 gene encoding uncharacterized protein mei-38 isoform X4: protein MEYLNKNMQAMANNFNWDDIEVGNHALNHSQKFFAKKHIKHERLDESEEEMDVLKEIDAITLDDTFTSNLDKENVNNTNTSTFDTKSPLKETKHAILNEGDGTDVKFLKTCPQLNTPGKICREQEEIKSTSQSESPINSLKEIKSQPANTLVLSESLIARNKARINPSANKKAPSESNIKDSEPTLTTKTVKLSESLIVRNKARINPGVKTEKVANPTTAANGSTVSTGTIAKPVTAPAPTAPHAYQCNELYKRRKEEQLQKCIEEERKRREFHSRPVPNFNAVHKSLQQRKVLHVVTVPVTPMVLKKSNETEAKRKKKKIKSKYSHQNSNLGIQLFCMKSPLYQRRRKPYWCHAHLIFILNVVYRSVNNMMQQFSGLWSRNKNR from the exons ATGgagtatttgaataaaaacatGCAGGCAATGGCAAATAACTTCAATTGGGACGATATCGAAGTAGGAAATCATGCATTAAACCATTCCCAAAAATTTTTCG CAAAAAAACATATCAAACACGAACGTCTGGACGAATCGGAAGAAGAAATGGACGTATTAAAAGAAATAG acgCCATTACATTAGATGATACATTCACCTCAAATTTGgataaagaaaatgtaaataatacaaatacatcTACTTTCGACACAAAATCTCCATTAAAGGAAACAAAACACGCAATCCTAAATGAAGGCGATGGAActgatgtaaaatttttaaaaacatgtcCACAACTAAACACTCCTGGCAAAATATGTCGGGAACAAGAAGAAATCAAAAGTACTAGCCAAAGTGAATCGCCCATCAActctttaaaagaaataaagtcACAACCCGCAAACACTTTGGTTCTTTCAGAATCGTTAATTGCAAGGAATAAAGCACGAATAAATccaagtgcaaataaaaaagcacCTTCGGAATCCAATATAAAAGATAGTGAGCCAAccttaacaacaaaaactgtaAAGCTTTCTGAATCATTAATTGTACGAAATAAAGCACGCATTAATCCCGGTGTGAAAACGGAAAAGGTTGCCAATCCAACGACAGCAGCAAATGGTAGCACTGTGTCTACGGGCACAATTGCAAAACCTGTCACAGCACCTGCACCCACCGCTCCACACGCCTATCAATGCAATGAACTCTATAAACGCAGAAAAGAGGAGcaattacaaaaatgtatagAGGAGGAGCGTAAACGGAGAGAATTTCATAGTAGACCAGTACCAAATTTCAACGCAGTCCACAAATCTCTGCAACAGCGAAAAGTACTCCATGTGGTGACCGTACCAGTAACGCCTatggttttaaaaaaatctaatgAAACTGAAGCGAAAAGGAAAAAGAAG AAGATAAAAAGCAAATACAGCCACCAAAATTCGAACCTCGGCATCCAACTATTTTGCATGAAGAGCCCTTTATACCAAAGAAGACGCAAACCGTATTGGTGCCATGCCCATTTAATCTTCATTCTGAACGTCGTCTACAGGAGCGTAAACAATATGATGCAACAGTTCAGCGGGTTATGGAGCAGAAACAAAAACAGGTAG
- the mei-38 gene encoding uncharacterized protein mei-38 isoform X2, with amino-acid sequence MEYLNKNMQAMANNFNWDDIEVGNHALNHSQKFFAKKHIKHERLDESEEEMDVLKEIDAITLDDTFTSNLDKENVNNTNTSTFDTKSPLKETKHAILNEGDGTDVKFLKTCPQLNTPGKICREQEEIKSTSQSESPINSLKEIKSQPANTLVLSESLIARNKARINPSANKKAPSESNIKDSEPTLTTKTVKLSESLIVRNKARINPGVKTEKVANPTTAANGSTVSTGTIAKPVTAPAPTAPHAYQCNELYKRRKEEQLQKCIEEERKRREFHSRPVPNFNAVHKSLQQRKVLHVVTVPVTPMVLKKSNETEAKRKKKKIKSKYSHQNSNLGIQLFCMKSPLYQRRRKPYWCHAHLIFILNVVYRSVNNMMQQFSGLWSRNKNRRRRSVNGVKNNALRSCASSLRLKHDQILLNRLF; translated from the exons ATGgagtatttgaataaaaacatGCAGGCAATGGCAAATAACTTCAATTGGGACGATATCGAAGTAGGAAATCATGCATTAAACCATTCCCAAAAATTTTTCG CAAAAAAACATATCAAACACGAACGTCTGGACGAATCGGAAGAAGAAATGGACGTATTAAAAGAAATAG acgCCATTACATTAGATGATACATTCACCTCAAATTTGgataaagaaaatgtaaataatacaaatacatcTACTTTCGACACAAAATCTCCATTAAAGGAAACAAAACACGCAATCCTAAATGAAGGCGATGGAActgatgtaaaatttttaaaaacatgtcCACAACTAAACACTCCTGGCAAAATATGTCGGGAACAAGAAGAAATCAAAAGTACTAGCCAAAGTGAATCGCCCATCAActctttaaaagaaataaagtcACAACCCGCAAACACTTTGGTTCTTTCAGAATCGTTAATTGCAAGGAATAAAGCACGAATAAATccaagtgcaaataaaaaagcacCTTCGGAATCCAATATAAAAGATAGTGAGCCAAccttaacaacaaaaactgtaAAGCTTTCTGAATCATTAATTGTACGAAATAAAGCACGCATTAATCCCGGTGTGAAAACGGAAAAGGTTGCCAATCCAACGACAGCAGCAAATGGTAGCACTGTGTCTACGGGCACAATTGCAAAACCTGTCACAGCACCTGCACCCACCGCTCCACACGCCTATCAATGCAATGAACTCTATAAACGCAGAAAAGAGGAGcaattacaaaaatgtatagAGGAGGAGCGTAAACGGAGAGAATTTCATAGTAGACCAGTACCAAATTTCAACGCAGTCCACAAATCTCTGCAACAGCGAAAAGTACTCCATGTGGTGACCGTACCAGTAACGCCTatggttttaaaaaaatctaatgAAACTGAAGCGAAAAGGAAAAAGAAG AAGATAAAAAGCAAATACAGCCACCAAAATTCGAACCTCGGCATCCAACTATTTTGCATGAAGAGCCCTTTATACCAAAGAAGACGCAAACCGTATTGGTGCCATGCCCATTTAATCTTCATTCTGAACGTCGTCTACAGGAGCGTAAACAATATGATGCAACAGTTCAGCGGGTTATGGAGCAGAAACAAAAACAG
- the mei-38 gene encoding targeting protein for Xklp2 isoform X1, which translates to MEYLNKNMQAMANNFNWDDIEVGNHALNHSQKFFAKKHIKHERLDESEEEMDVLKEIDAITLDDTFTSNLDKENVNNTNTSTFDTKSPLKETKHAILNEGDGTDVKFLKTCPQLNTPGKICREQEEIKSTSQSESPINSLKEIKSQPANTLVLSESLIARNKARINPSANKKAPSESNIKDSEPTLTTKTVKLSESLIVRNKARINPGVKTEKVANPTTAANGSTVSTGTIAKPVTAPAPTAPHAYQCNELYKRRKEEQLQKCIEEERKRREFHSRPVPNFNAVHKSLQQRKVLHVVTVPVTPMVLKKSNETEAKRKKKLEDKKQIQPPKFEPRHPTILHEEPFIPKKTQTVLVPCPFNLHSERRLQERKQYDATVQRVMEQKQKQVEIEEEERKRREEQRIKELRKLTTFKARPNPFK; encoded by the exons ATGgagtatttgaataaaaacatGCAGGCAATGGCAAATAACTTCAATTGGGACGATATCGAAGTAGGAAATCATGCATTAAACCATTCCCAAAAATTTTTCG CAAAAAAACATATCAAACACGAACGTCTGGACGAATCGGAAGAAGAAATGGACGTATTAAAAGAAATAG acgCCATTACATTAGATGATACATTCACCTCAAATTTGgataaagaaaatgtaaataatacaaatacatcTACTTTCGACACAAAATCTCCATTAAAGGAAACAAAACACGCAATCCTAAATGAAGGCGATGGAActgatgtaaaatttttaaaaacatgtcCACAACTAAACACTCCTGGCAAAATATGTCGGGAACAAGAAGAAATCAAAAGTACTAGCCAAAGTGAATCGCCCATCAActctttaaaagaaataaagtcACAACCCGCAAACACTTTGGTTCTTTCAGAATCGTTAATTGCAAGGAATAAAGCACGAATAAATccaagtgcaaataaaaaagcacCTTCGGAATCCAATATAAAAGATAGTGAGCCAAccttaacaacaaaaactgtaAAGCTTTCTGAATCATTAATTGTACGAAATAAAGCACGCATTAATCCCGGTGTGAAAACGGAAAAGGTTGCCAATCCAACGACAGCAGCAAATGGTAGCACTGTGTCTACGGGCACAATTGCAAAACCTGTCACAGCACCTGCACCCACCGCTCCACACGCCTATCAATGCAATGAACTCTATAAACGCAGAAAAGAGGAGcaattacaaaaatgtatagAGGAGGAGCGTAAACGGAGAGAATTTCATAGTAGACCAGTACCAAATTTCAACGCAGTCCACAAATCTCTGCAACAGCGAAAAGTACTCCATGTGGTGACCGTACCAGTAACGCCTatggttttaaaaaaatctaatgAAACTGAAGCGAAAAGGAAAAAGAAG TTAGAAGATAAAAAGCAAATACAGCCACCAAAATTCGAACCTCGGCATCCAACTATTTTGCATGAAGAGCCCTTTATACCAAAGAAGACGCAAACCGTATTGGTGCCATGCCCATTTAATCTTCATTCTGAACGTCGTCTACAGGAGCGTAAACAATATGATGCAACAGTTCAGCGGGTTATGGAGCAGAAACAAAAACAGGTAGAAATT
- the mei-38 gene encoding targeting protein for Xklp2 isoform X3 → MEYLNKNMQAMANNFNWDDIEVGNHALNHSQKFFAKKHIKHERLDESEEEMDVLKEIDAITLDDTFTSNLDKENVNNTNTSTFDTKSPLKETKHAILNEGDGTDVKFLKTCPQLNTPGKICREQEEIKSTSQSESPINSLKEIKSQPANTLVLSESLIARNKARINPSANKKAPSESNIKDSEPTLTTKTVKLSESLIVRNKARINPGVKTEKVANPTTAANGSTVSTGTIAKPVTAPAPTAPHAYQCNELYKRRKEEQLQKCIEEERKRREFHSRPVPNFNAVHKSLQQRKVLHVVTVPVTPMVLKKSNETEAKRKKKLEDKKQIQPPKFEPRHPTILHEEPFIPKKTQTVLVPCPFNLHSERRLQERKQYDATVQRVMEQKQKQEEEERKRREEQRIKELRKLTTFKARPNPFK, encoded by the exons ATGgagtatttgaataaaaacatGCAGGCAATGGCAAATAACTTCAATTGGGACGATATCGAAGTAGGAAATCATGCATTAAACCATTCCCAAAAATTTTTCG CAAAAAAACATATCAAACACGAACGTCTGGACGAATCGGAAGAAGAAATGGACGTATTAAAAGAAATAG acgCCATTACATTAGATGATACATTCACCTCAAATTTGgataaagaaaatgtaaataatacaaatacatcTACTTTCGACACAAAATCTCCATTAAAGGAAACAAAACACGCAATCCTAAATGAAGGCGATGGAActgatgtaaaatttttaaaaacatgtcCACAACTAAACACTCCTGGCAAAATATGTCGGGAACAAGAAGAAATCAAAAGTACTAGCCAAAGTGAATCGCCCATCAActctttaaaagaaataaagtcACAACCCGCAAACACTTTGGTTCTTTCAGAATCGTTAATTGCAAGGAATAAAGCACGAATAAATccaagtgcaaataaaaaagcacCTTCGGAATCCAATATAAAAGATAGTGAGCCAAccttaacaacaaaaactgtaAAGCTTTCTGAATCATTAATTGTACGAAATAAAGCACGCATTAATCCCGGTGTGAAAACGGAAAAGGTTGCCAATCCAACGACAGCAGCAAATGGTAGCACTGTGTCTACGGGCACAATTGCAAAACCTGTCACAGCACCTGCACCCACCGCTCCACACGCCTATCAATGCAATGAACTCTATAAACGCAGAAAAGAGGAGcaattacaaaaatgtatagAGGAGGAGCGTAAACGGAGAGAATTTCATAGTAGACCAGTACCAAATTTCAACGCAGTCCACAAATCTCTGCAACAGCGAAAAGTACTCCATGTGGTGACCGTACCAGTAACGCCTatggttttaaaaaaatctaatgAAACTGAAGCGAAAAGGAAAAAGAAG TTAGAAGATAAAAAGCAAATACAGCCACCAAAATTCGAACCTCGGCATCCAACTATTTTGCATGAAGAGCCCTTTATACCAAAGAAGACGCAAACCGTATTGGTGCCATGCCCATTTAATCTTCATTCTGAACGTCGTCTACAGGAGCGTAAACAATATGATGCAACAGTTCAGCGGGTTATGGAGCAGAAACAAAAACAG